The DNA segment CGGAAGAAGGTGCTCTTGGTGAGCCCCGCGCGCTCCGCGATCTCGATCACGGTCGTGTTCTCGTAGCCGCGCTCCTCGAAGAGGTCGAGGGCGGCGGCGGCGAGTCGTCCGGGTGCGTCGGGTTGCCAGCGAGCCATGAGAGCAGTGTACGGGACTTGGTCCCGTCATTGGTGTACGGTCCATGAGACCAAGTCCCATCACTTGCCAGGAGAGGTCACCGATGAGCAGAGCTGTCCGTTACCGGCGCTTCGGAGGTCCCGAAGTGCTCGAACTGCAGGAGATGCCCGAGCCGCACGCCGCACCGGACGAGGTCCGCGTCCGGGTCACGGCCGCCGGGCTGAATCCGATGGACTGGCAGATCGCCGCGCAGCCCGACGTGGCGGCGCGGTTCGGCCTCACCTTGCCGGCCGGGTTCGGCAGTGACTTCGCCGGAGTGGTGGACGAGGTGGGCGCCGAAGCCACCGGATTCGCGGCCGGCGACCGGGTGTACGGGGCGGCGATCGGCCGGTCCGTCGCCGATTTCGTGCTGGTCAGGACACCCGCGGCACATCTGTGGCCCACCCCGGACGGCATCGGCGACGAGGTGGCGGCCACGCTTCCGGTGGCCGGTCTGACGGCCTCCGCCGCACTCGCCGCGATCGGGCTCCGCACCGGGGACACCGTCCTGATCGGCGGGGCGGCGGGCGGCGTGGGCGTCTTCGCCGTGCAGCTGGCGAAGCTCGCGGGTGCCCGGGTGCTCGGCACCGCCTCCGAGCGCACCTTCGGATTCCTGCGCGGGCTCGGCGCCGAACCCGTGGCGTACGGCCCTGGCCTGGCGGACCGGGTGCGGGCCCTGGCGCCCGAGGGGATCACCGCCGCGACCGACCTGTTCGGAAGGGAGGCGGCCGAGACCGCGCTCGAACTCGGCGCGGCGCCCGAGCGGATCTCCGTCGTGGCCGACGGCCCCGCCCTGCCGCCCGGGGTCCGCACGGCGGGCGCCCTCGACGCGGGTCCAGGCACCCTGGAACGGATCGCCGACGCGATCCGTTCCGGCCAGATCACGGTGCCGATCGCGGCGACCTTCCCCGTCGAGCGGATTCGCGAAGCCGTGACGACGCAGGCCGAGAGGCACGTGCACGGCAAGATCGTGATCGCACTGTGAACCGGTAGCCAGCGCCTGTCGTCAAGGTCCCGCCTGCCTCGCGGCGCCTGGCACGCACTCCCCGCGCCTTGAGGGCGCGGGGGCGCCCGCGAGGCCCGCCCTACGGGCGAACGAGGCGACTTCGACGACAGGCCCTAGAGTGCGGGGGTGCCGACATACAGCATTGGCCAGGCAGCCGGGCTGCTGGGCGTGAGTTCGGAGACCGTCCGCCGCTGGGCCGATGGCGGGCAGCTGCGGATGGACCGGGACGGCGCGGGGAACCGGGTGATCGACGGGGTGGGCCTGGCGGCGTTCGCGAAGGAGCGGGCCGAGGGCCTGCATCCGGTGCCGGACGAGGTGCTCACCTCGGTGCGGAACTCCTTCGCCGGGATCGTCACCAAGGTGACCCTCGACGATGTGATCGCCCAGGTCGAGATCCAGTCCGGGCCGCACCGGCTGGTGTCGGTGATCAGCCGGGAGGCCGTCGAGGAACTCGGGATCGAGGTCGGGGTGCGGGCCACCGCCCGGGTGAAGTCCACCAATGTGCACATCGACCGGGCGGCCGGGCGGAGTTGAACCCGCCGGCCCGCGGTGGGCCGCCGCCCGCCCGGCAGCCGGGGCCCCGTCGTCCCACCCGCCCCGCCGTCGTTCAGCGGCAGAGCAGCGCCGCCTGCAGATCCAGTTTGTGATCGAGCCGGGACAGCTCGCGGCCGGTGAGCGTCTCGATGCGCTGGATGCGGTAGTGCACCGTGTTCACGTGCAGATGCAGCGTTTCCGCGGTCCGCGCCCATGACCCGTGGTGGGCGAGGAAGACCTCCAGCGTCTCCAGGAGCATCCGGTGCGAGGCGCTCCCGGCGCGCGCCAGCGGGCCCAGCACCCGGCTGCTGAAGGCCGTGCGCACATCGGCCGGGATCCCGGCCAGCAGGGCGCCCAGGGTGCTGAGGTCCTCGACGGAGGTCACCCGGGCGCCGTCCGGATCCCCGGCGCGGGCCGCCGCCCGTGCGTAACGCGCCTGGTGCAGCGCCGAGTCGAGGTCTCCGGCGGTGTGGACCGGTCCGCTGACCCCGGCGTGCAGCGGCGTCCGCGGCCGGCAGGCGTGCACGCCCGGCCACGGCTCGCCGAGCGGAAGACGCTCCTCCGCCGTGGGGTGCACGCGGACGACGGCCGCCGCCTCGCCGCCCGGCAGCCGGCCCGCCGCGAACGGCTCGCCGGGGGAGTGCCGCAGCGCCTCGGCCAGCGCCCGCACCGCCTGGTCACCCTCGTCGTCGCCCGCGGTGGCCACCACCACCTGGTACGGGCCGGTGGCCGGCAGACCCGCGGCGTGCAGCGCCGCCTCCAGCGCCGCACCGTCGGCCGGGCCGGATCCGACGAGCGCCAGCAGCGCGTCCGCCGCCCGCCGTCCGGCAGCCTGCCGCCGCTCGACGCGATGGCGGTACTGCGCCATGACCTCGGCGATCTCGTGCAGCACCCGGGGCGGGGCGTCGGCCGCACCCCGCAGATACAACTGCCAGCCGTCGTACGGTCCGGCCTCCCCGTCGATCCGCAGGGCGGTGCCGGCCGCCGCCGTCAGCTCCCGGGCGGCCTGACCGGCCGGCAGATGCGGGGCGGCCGTCGTCCGGGCGATGACCCGGCCGGTCGCCGTCACCAGGTAGCAGGGCGGCCCGCCCAGGTGGGCGAAGGCCCGGTCCAGCAGCGTGTCCGGCGCCGCGTCCTCGGCGAGCAGACCGGCCAGCTCGGTGCGGACGTTCTCCGGCAGCGCGTGGTGCTCGGTGGGGCGCCGGCTCAGGTCGCCCCACTGGCGCAGGTACACCGCCTCCGTGATCGCGCGGAAGGTGGTGTGCGCGGGCACCGCCAGCAGCACGACGCCCCGCTCGCGGCAGGCGTCGACCAGCGCGTCCGGGACCGTGCCATGGGTCTCCTCGCCGGCCAGCAGCGCGGTGGCCCCGGCGGAGCGCAGCGCCGAGACGAACCGGTCGGCCTTGCTGCGGCCGTCGTCGGGCGTCCACCACACCAGTCCGCTCAGCACCAGCTCGCCCGGCTGCAGGAACCGGGCCGGGTCCTCCAGGTCGGTGGCGGT comes from the Streptomyces angustmyceticus genome and includes:
- a CDS encoding TOBE domain-containing protein — its product is MPTYSIGQAAGLLGVSSETVRRWADGGQLRMDRDGAGNRVIDGVGLAAFAKERAEGLHPVPDEVLTSVRNSFAGIVTKVTLDDVIAQVEIQSGPHRLVSVISREAVEELGIEVGVRATARVKSTNVHIDRAAGRS
- a CDS encoding PucR family transcriptional regulator; this encodes MHVQDLLQLASLDLTLLWGDGPLLTRQVSGVTATDLEDPARFLQPGELVLSGLVWWTPDDGRSKADRFVSALRSAGATALLAGEETHGTVPDALVDACRERGVVLLAVPAHTTFRAITEAVYLRQWGDLSRRPTEHHALPENVRTELAGLLAEDAAPDTLLDRAFAHLGGPPCYLVTATGRVIARTTAAPHLPAGQAARELTAAAGTALRIDGEAGPYDGWQLYLRGAADAPPRVLHEIAEVMAQYRHRVERRQAAGRRAADALLALVGSGPADGAALEAALHAAGLPATGPYQVVVATAGDDEGDQAVRALAEALRHSPGEPFAAGRLPGGEAAAVVRVHPTAEERLPLGEPWPGVHACRPRTPLHAGVSGPVHTAGDLDSALHQARYARAAARAGDPDGARVTSVEDLSTLGALLAGIPADVRTAFSSRVLGPLARAGSASHRMLLETLEVFLAHHGSWARTAETLHLHVNTVHYRIQRIETLTGRELSRLDHKLDLQAALLCR
- a CDS encoding NADP-dependent oxidoreductase; amino-acid sequence: MSRAVRYRRFGGPEVLELQEMPEPHAAPDEVRVRVTAAGLNPMDWQIAAQPDVAARFGLTLPAGFGSDFAGVVDEVGAEATGFAAGDRVYGAAIGRSVADFVLVRTPAAHLWPTPDGIGDEVAATLPVAGLTASAALAAIGLRTGDTVLIGGAAGGVGVFAVQLAKLAGARVLGTASERTFGFLRGLGAEPVAYGPGLADRVRALAPEGITAATDLFGREAAETALELGAAPERISVVADGPALPPGVRTAGALDAGPGTLERIADAIRSGQITVPIAATFPVERIREAVTTQAERHVHGKIVIAL